The Terriglobus roseus sequence GTTGGCTGATCATTCCGGGTGTCAAGGCACCAGAACCAATAAGTGTGCAGGACCTGACCAAATTGGAAACGGGACATTCTGTATCCGTTCTTAGCTGATAGCAGCTGTACACGATAGGCCCTCTCCATCTCACTCGCGGGTGGCTCCAAATGAGCAAAAAGCGTGTCGAATCGAGAACCCATTGCGTTGATCTGCGACTCTAGGCTCTGATCTGCGTAGGTGTGAAAAGTTTGCTCAGTGGCTTGTGTGGTCATATGTAGCATCGAAAGCTCCTCATTCGTGAAAATGCGCACTTGGGCAGCACCCATCTCTGCCCGTGCGCTAAGTTGATTAGCGGGTGCGGACAGTTGGTTAGGCAGCTACGATGAGCGAGCGGTGATCGCATTTAGCGAAGGCGCACAGAGCGTCAACGGGAACAAGCACGCGTCCGCCAATGCGGCGCGTGCTGAGACGCCCGTCTGCGATCAGATAGTCGAGTGACCGAGGACTGATAGCAAGTGCCTTCGCGGCATCACGCCGAGAAAGAAAGAGCGGAACAAATTGTTGGGACTGGTTGAGAGTGGCGGCGGTCCCGGGCACGAGCACGGGAAGAACACTAATTTTACCCATAGGAATCCCCAAACAAACATGAGTTATGTTGTTTGGGACCTGGACAGCAATGTTCACTGTCTCGGCGGGTTCGTGTCCGCAATCACGCCTATCGAGGCTGGTCAGTAGCCCTCGAAGTAAGAAGACCTTAACAGAAGTTGTGCGGCTAGATCAAGCGGCTTAGAACAAATTGATCACACCGTCATTATCTGGTTCATCGAATCGCTCTAAACTAGCTCGCCGGTTCAGAGCGTCAGCAGCCAACTTCTGAGAGCGACTTAGGCCGCTCTTCTTAGACAACCGCTGCCGAGCTGCCGCGGTCTTTCCTTGAACCTCTGGCCGCTCGTTTAATTGGTTAGACTTTTCTATCAATGTTCCTGAGAGGTTACTTGGCGCATCGGCAGAGGGGTTGTAGCGCCGTCCTTTGTAGGGCTCGCCAGTAAAATCGGCGACCCAAGCGAGCATGTCCTCATTCTGCTTCCAAGTCATGCAAGTGTGCACGGGCGGATGTGGCCCCTCGGTGTCGGCCTCAAGGATTTGAAGAAATTCTCCGCTAGTAATGTCCATCGAGTGACTCCTCCACGCCGTGACAGCGTACGAGCATTTTCCAACGCTGCGCGTCGATTTGCAAGGCCGCTCACTGCGGAAGAGTATGCGCACAGGAGGAGAATCTGAGGCTGAATCGTGTGTCAGTTTATGTGCCAGTTCGTCCGCGAATTTGCACCTTGCAGAGGATTGCAGTCAGACGCAAGAGACTACGTAAAATGCGCTAATAAAGGGACTTGTTCTATCGCCTGCGATACACTGCATTAGTCCTTTTCTGACTTAAAATCCGCAGACCTTAACGGTCGTGCCGGTTCGAGTCCGGCTCCGGGCACCAGATTCTTCGAGCATCGCCTGGCATCGGCAGCGTTCTCCATGCGCCACAACGTGTGGTGCCCTTCCATCACGCAAGCTACCGAGGCAGAATGAACACAAGAGTTGGGATATCTCCCCACAAGCTCCTTCTCATCTCGCTTCTGACGCTGTTTGCTCTATCCGCTCAGTCGCAACCTACGGTGCAGAAGACGGTAGTTCACTTTCAACGATATGCCGGCCACTCGCTCGATGGTCAACTCGCTGCAGCGTTAGCGGCTCATGCTGGCAGTTCGGCGCCACTGTTGTTGATTCAGGACACGGCAGGAAGATTCGCGGCGGATGCCAAGCTGCCCGCAGATGACGATCTGCTTTTTAACGCTTCCGCGGTTTTCGAAGCCAACGCTCACGTCGTTGCGAGCGGACGAAACCGGATCTCATGTGGCGTGGGGGTGACGTTATCCTCCACATCCCCCAACGCCTCGCTCATTCGTGCGGACGGTGACAACATCGACGTCGGCAACTGCAAAGCAAACGGCGCCGGCGGTGCTGCAGCAGTGGTTGCAACGTCCATAGATCGCCATGCGAAGCATCTGCGGATTCACGATCTCACAGTGACGAACATCGGCGTGACCGATCTCGCCGGTGCGGACGATGCGGAGGTCTGGAATTTTGACGCAACGGCAAGTAGCCGGGGGGGCACCCTCTATGTCGTCGTGATCAGGGGCGACGCGACCCATGTGCACGTGCATGATGGCAAGGTGAAGCTCTTCGCTCATGGCGTGGAGTGGTTCAACGCGGATGCAAACCTTAACAAAGGTGGTCCGCGAACCCGCGCCCAGGTTGCGGCGCATGGTGGCTGGTACACCGTCGAAAATCTGCAGTGTGATTCTGTAATTGGGGCCTGTGTGTGGGGCTCGGTCGCGCATGACATTCTCTCGCGAAACAATCAATCCCAGAACGCCGGGGATGTTGGGTTTGATTGCGAGGGGTGCATCGATTACCGGAGCGAAAACGATAGCTCAGTTGAAGCCACGAATGCGGGTTTCGCTACGTTCTTCTATTCAAACAATAACGTCTTCGTGGGTGCACATCACACATCATCGACTGGCAAGAATGGCGTCATGATCTTCAATGACTCTCAGGCTGCCCCGATGAACAGCGGTACATCCGTCGTGAACGGCGTTTTCAACTGCTTCAAAGTTCCTTGTTTCGGTGTAGGTGGTAACGCGGCTCAAGGCATCCAGGTCACAGGCTCTCAGTTTTTAAACGCGTCCATCACGCCGAATGGCTTCTGGTCCGGTCCGACCATCAAGAACAATCATTTCGTCACAAGAGTCGCGACCGGCCCGGCGATCAACCTTGGTACCCTACTGGGTGGAATGCCGGTGACCGTGGAGAGCAACTCCTTCAAAGGCGATTTCAAGCAAGCTGCGGGGGTTCCTTGTATTGCCCTCAAGAATGTGGACTACAACGCATCCGTCTCCGTCGTGCTGAGGCAGAACCGTTGCTTAAGCGATTACACCGTCGACTGGGACGCCACGTCAGGAAGTGGGAACGCAGGCGTAGGTATGAACCTGACGCTGGACCGAAACATAGCGACGCATTCCGGACTTTCCTTGCACGGCTTCGGCGGCCGGGACCGCGTCACGAAGTAAGAAGATCCGGTACTCCCGTATCCGTCGATCTAAGGAGGAAATTTGAAGCAAGCCGTACACATCCTTAGCATTTCGACGCGCGGTCAAGCGCTCTATGAGTTCACGGCGGCTATTGGAGAATGGCTGCGACTACAGAACATCCATACGGGTCTGATTACCGTCTTCTGCCGGCATACATCTGCTTCGCTGCTCATCCAGGAGAACGCTGACCCAACTGTGCGTCGCGACCTGAAGGCATATTTTAGTCGGATTGCGCCCGAAGGCGGCCCTTATGAGCACGATTCCGAAGGCTCCGACGACATGCCTGCCCATCTGAAAACGGCCTTGACGCAAGTGCAGCTATCGATCCCGGTCGTGAACGGCAACCTGGCTTTAGGCACTTGGCAGGGCGTCTACTTGTTCGAACATCGCGATCGAGCCCACAGACGTGAGGTCGTCCTGCACCTCATCGGGGAATGAGACTGCCCTACTGCGATAACACGGTTCAGATCGCGTTTACCGCTGCTCTGGTGCGGCGTTTGAGGCGGCCAACCTTTCAGCGCCGTTGTAGAGCTGCCGGTACATCTCACGGTTGCGCAGGATACTTTGCACGTATTCGCGTGTCTCCGTGTATGGAATTGATTCCACGAACTCTGGCAGATCCTTGTAGTTGTTTTCTGCCATCCAGTTCCGGATGGGCACGTCACCCGCGTTGTAGGCAGCCAACGCGTACTCGGGCGTACCGTTGAAACGGTCCAGCACCTGTCGCAGGTTTGCCGTACCCAAGCGAAGATTGATAGATGGATTCAATAGCTGGGCCGGCGCGAACTTCTTGATGCCGATACGCTTTGCCTCCTGCTTGCCGACGGCAGGTAGCAGCTGCATAAGGCCCATGGCGTTTGCACGAGAGATGGCGCCCGGGTTGAACTCACTCTCCTGGCGGATCAGAGACGCAACCAGGTACGGATCAAGGCCCTGTGCCTCTGCGCTTGCCGTTAGGTCACTCCAGTACGGCCGAGGGAACAGCAGTTGCCAGTACTGGCTGGGTACCTCGCTCACGGGCAGTGTGTAGAGGCCGCTGCCGCTGCGCTTGATGGCCTGAAGTGCACGGACGTTCTCTCCGAAGCTGGTCCAGATCTCGGCTTCTGCGAGCGATCCCCACTGGGAAGCCGTGCCACTCGCCTGGATTTCCGGCGCGATGAATTCATTAAGTGCGGCATTTGCCAGGAGGCGTGCCTTGATAAGGTGCGGATCATTCTCCGGTAGTGCGGCCACCAGCGTCGGGGCGGGGGGGGTGCGCACACTCGACAGGGCCGGTGCTGGATCTACCTTGCTCTGGGGGCCCATCGCGCTCAGCCGCTGCCTCGCAAGATTCGCATAGTAGTAATTGCGATAGGTGTTCGAGAGTGCAGTGTAGAAGTTCGCTGCCTGCGCTGCATTGTGCTCAGGGTCTTCGTACAGCCGTCCCCGCCAGTACAGCGCGTTCGGCGCCTCCTGACTCAGCGGATATTTGACGACCTGGTCTTCCATCAATCGCGCGGCTTCGCCGTAGTTCCGCAAGCGATAGTTCAACCACGCTGCGCGCCAGTGAGCTGACGGTGCATAGGTACTGTTCGGGAAGAGCTCGAAGAGCTTCGAGTAGTGCGCGATCGCCTGCGACGCATCGCGCTTGATCAGGTACATGTTGCCGCCCGAGTAAAGAGCTTCCTCAAGCCATCGGCTGTGCGGGAAGCGCTGCTCCATCTGCGCAAGGATCGCAGAGTGACCAGCCTGATCCCCTTCTGTTCGCGAGATCTCGGCAAGGATGTAGAGCTTCAGCGCGGCGCTGTCGTCGCCAGTGTCCGGCAGGCGTTCCGCGTCGTGGCGTGAAAGATGCTTCAGGCGCAGATCGCACACCGCGGCATAGATCGCCAGCGCATCGCGGTCTGCCTGCGACAGCGTGTTGTCACTCTTCTGAATGGAGTCGTACTCCGCACCGGCATCCCCATAACGCTTCGCGTTGAAGAGCGCGTCAGCGTGCAGCTTGCGCTCGCCCGCCGTCGGTCCGGCGTTCATAGCCTGCAGCGCAGTGCGCGACTGTGCCGCCTCAGGTGAGAACGGCAGGCGAACAAATATCTGCCGGTAAATGGATGCAGCTGCGCTGGTATCACCGGCCATCTGGTGCGCACGCGCCTCGGCGTAGAGGTAGTCCGCGCTCTGGGACTTAGGCTGGCCCATGAGGGTCGCAAGCGAACGGAGCGCTCCGGTGGCATCATTCGCGGTCAGATAGGCATTCGCCAGCGTGACGGGTGCGCTCGGAACAAAAATGCTGCCGGGATACTTCTGCGCGAAATTATTCAGCAGGCTCGCCGCAGTGGAACTGTCGTGGTTGTTGAGCGCGGCCTGGGCACCCAGGTACTCAGCGTAATCGCGCAGCGCTGTACCCTGGCTTGCTGCAGAGCGATAGGCCGTCACCGCATCGCCATAGCGGCGATCTGCTGCGTAAGCATGCCCCATGGAAAGGTAGGCGGCGGCAGCGCCTTCTCCTGGATGAGCACCGGCGTAATTCTCAACGCCCGCGAAGGCAGCAGCCGAGCGTGAGGATGCGAGCTGTTGTGCCATGGGCCTGAGCGTGGAAGAGGCAGTGAATGCCGAGCTGAGGCTGCGACTCTGTGGCGTTGCGACGGATTCGATCTGTGTCGTGCGCGCGTGCGGTCCACCTCGAACCGCCGGTGCCGACTCCCGGCTTCCCTTGCCTCGAACGGGCGTAGATCGCGAGGAAGCGGCGGCGTGACGACCCGCACTTGCTCCACCACGCGACCCCGCTGAGCCTTTTCCGGCAGGTGCAGCTTTGCCGTGTGCTGTCGCCGCATGTGCTGCCGGCTTCTTTGCCGCTGCGTGTTTCTGAGGAGCAGCCAGAGTCGCCAGCGGCAGCAGTGCCGCCGAGACAGCCAGAACAGATACGGTGGAGAGGATGTGCTTCACGTCTTCACTCTAGGATGCAGAAACGCCCTTCGCACCTCTCCGGGCAGATTTCCGCGAACCACACTTGATTACGAGACGTACCAACCGGGCAATCGTTCCTACAACTTCGCGTCCGAAAACGGCTACGGACGTTGCTCTCCCTCACGGGCAGAAGTACACTCAACTAGCAGATGCCACCCGTCGTCGAACAGCCCGGAGTAGCAGTAGAAGAGATCCACCCCGACGTTGCGTTGGTGGATGCCGCGCGCCACGGCGATACGGCCGCGTTCGAAAAACTTGTGCGGCAGTATGATCGTCAGATCTTCCGCGTTGCGCAACACATCACCCAGAACCGCGAAGACGCTGAGGACATTACACAGGACGTCTTCATGAAGGCGTACGGCAAGCTGGACCAGTTTCAAGGCAATAGCAAATTTTCCACCTGGCTGACCCGGATTGCGGTTAATGAGAGCCTGATGCGGCTGCGCAAGCGCAAGACAAGCCGCACCGTCTCGATGGACCAGGACGTGCAGACCGAGGAGGGTTCCATCCCCCGCGATTTTGCCGATTGGACACCCGACCCCGAACAGCAGTACGGTACTTCCGAGCTGGGAGAGATCCTGCAGAAGACAATTGCAGGCTTGTCGCCAGGATTTCGCACCGTTTTCACACTTCGGGACATCGAAAACCTGTCGACCGAAGAGACTGCCACGGCGCTCGGTTTAAGTGTGCCAGCGGTCAAGTCGAGATTGCTTCGTGCACGGCTCCAGCTTCGCGAGAGGTTGAGCCGCTACATGAAGCGTAAGGACGGGAGTATCAAGCCGTGACCTGCACCGAGTTTCTTGCACAGATGACCGATTATTTCGACGGCGACTTTGAGCCTCAGCTACTTGAGGAGATCCAGTCGCACCTGTGTGAGTGCCACCACTGCGAGATCCTGGTCGACACCACAAGGAAGACCATCCGCGTTTATCGCGATCACCAGGTATATGACCTGACCGACGAAGTACGCGAACGCACGGTTGCACGCATCATGGCTGCCTGCACGGGTCCGCGAGCGTAGGTCATTCTGCCGACGCTCTATCGTCTCAAAAATTAAAGCGATGCCGCAGAAAGTAGAAGGGCCGGATGCGTTGCGCACTCGGCCCCTTCGTACGTTTCCCTCTGACTTAGCGAACCACCTGCTGGAAGAGCGGCGAGCTCAGCAGGTCGGAGAACTGGTTCTCGCTGGAGGCGTAAGACACCTGTAACGTGCCCGCGCTGGAATCAACCTGGGTCTGGTTCATGGCAGTCTTTTCCATGGTCGAGCCCTCTGTCTTCTTCATCAGGACCATTCCCTTCATCAGGGTCGCTGCCGTTGCGGCGGTCATCGTATCGCTCATGACGACGGCCATATCGAAGTGAATGCCGTTCGCGAAATCAAGCGTGTAGCGGGAGCTCTTCATCCGGTTCTTGACGCTGTCGTAGTCGGTTAACGAAGCAGCCTCGCCCAGCACGGAACGCATCATAGTCTGCGTTCCCTTCTGGTCCAGAAGGCTCCAGATAGCGCGGGAGTCAACGACGTTCATCTCATTCATCATGTCGCCGTTCTGCAGCATGTTCTCAATGATGCCATCGCGCGAGTCCAAACCGGCCTTGACTGCCGCGGCATCCCCGAAGATCATCGTCGTCTGGTTCAGAAATACGACGCTCATACCCGCGGCGCCCATCGGGTAAATGCTGTAATTCCGCATCGCGATTGGCTTGGTCTTCTGCTTCGCAAAGTTCGCGTTGATCGCGGCCGTGTTGAACTGTCCCTGCGCGATGCCGATTGTATGCACCTGCTGGTTGGTGCGGAAGGCAGCAAACGCGAGGGTATCGGCGTCGCGATCGACCTTCAGTCCGCTTGTCTTAAGCGCAGTTTCAAGCCTGGTGAGTTCCGGTGGCATGATGCGCGCCTTCAGATTCATGGCCGCAGGAGAGCTCTGCATAGCGCGGTAGTCGACTACGATCAACTGCTGCACGTCCTTGGGAACCGCCGCCTTGGCGTCACTGCTCAACTGCGACGCACGGGCACCACTTACCGCCAGCAAGCCCGCTACACCCATCAGAACTGCACGTGCTGCAATCTTCATCACCGAAATACCTCCAGAACTTACTGCTCAGATTTTAGACGTCCGGCGTGACAGAATCGTCAGGCCAATCCATGGGCAAATCGAGGCGATGTTCAAGAATCTTGTCTTTTGGGCTGAAATCCGGCACCTGCTGCAACCAAAGTGGTAGTTCTCCACCGACCTCCGATACGCAAGCGGCCTCCGGCACAAGCCCGATCAGCTCACCGTCGCCCGCTTCGGCAGCATGGGTACGAGTTAGGCGGCACACAGCCGCATGGACCTGCGAAACAGGTGTGACGCGAAAGTCGGTGATGTTCATGCTGACCTGCGCACGTCCATCGACCAACACCCCCATGGCCTTCACACCGAACATCCCTCCGTTGGAGGCGCGTAAATCTTTCGCGATGGCTCGTGCCGCGTGCAGATCCCCCTTTGCGAGATAGATGTTGTAGGCGATCAGGAACTGTCGAGCACCGACCGCGCTCGCACCCGCGGTGGAATGCAGCTCACCCGATCCCAGGTCGGGGTGCCTCGACGAGTCTGCTCGCAGATCGCGCTGCAAACCCTCGAATTGCCCGCGGCGAACGTCCTCAAGACGCACCCGATCGGGCCGGCGAGCAGCTGCCTCGTAGAAATAGACAGGCACGCCAAATCGCCGCCAGATCTCCAGCCCTGCATGATGAGCCAGAGCCGCGGCCTGCCCCAGGGTGTAATTCGCCACTGGCACGAAAGGTACAACGTCCGCAGCGCCGATACGGGGGTGCACACCGTGCTGCCCTGTAAGGTCGATTAACTGAGCGGCGCGGCCAACCGCGCGAATGGCTGCCTCGGCAACGGCATCCGGCGCACCTGCAATCGTCACCACGCTCCGGTTGTGCGCGGCGTCCATCGACCAGTCCAGCAAACTGACGCCGTATACCTGCATGGCCCGCACGATCTCGCGAACCACACGCTTATCCCGTCCCTCAGAAAAGTTCGGGACACATTCGACAATAGGCTCTGCCATCACAACAACATCACAATCTTGAGTGCGCTACTTCCACCAGGTATAGCCAAGCGAGAACTGAACACTGGCATTCACGCCGGGGTTGCGATCGCCAAGACTGGCGGAGGAGATATGGACGCCGTTCGCGCTCAGGTCCAAGGACTGTTTCGGCTTTACGAAGTAGTGCATGCCAATACCGCCCTGCGGTGTGAAATTCCACACGCTTGCGCCCGATCCCGGGCCGTCGTTGACAATGTTGACCTGTCCATTCCCATACGCCGGATATTTATGGTTCGTCCAGATCACGCCGCCTGCCGCCTGCACCCACGGCATGATGCGCTTGCCATGCGTGAAATTCCAACGAAGGATGATGGGCGTCACGGAGACACCGTGATAAGTACCGCCAACGGTATACGGCCCCACACAGTCAAGGACAATCGGGTTTGGCGTCGCGGTGCAGCTGTAGCGCTGAAACTTCGGCGTGTTCGATTGCCAGTAGGGAAAGATCTCGCCGGCGTATTCGATGTTGCCGCGGAGGATGCCCTTTCCATAGACCGGAGTTAAAACTTTGCCGAGATGCGCACCCGCCATGAAAAACTTGAAATCATCGCGATTGTCTGTGATGCCTTTGCCACCCTGCACGATCACGCCGTACTCCCACGGTGTACCCTTCGCGGCTGCCTGCACGGGCGCCTCCTGCGGACTCATCTGCGCGTTCCCTTGACGACCGGCAACCAGCGCTAACGCCGCAAACACTACCCCAACCAGCTTCCGCATCCACCCTCGCACTTCCTGCATAGCAAAGCCGCCGAAGCCCGGCGGCCTGCTGTTTCCTGACTACGCTTTTCCCTGCGCTTAGGCTGGGACCTGGGACTCATCCATGTCGAAGTTACTGTAAAGATTCTGCGTATCGTCCAGATCTTCCAGCACTTCCAGCAGACGCATCATCGCGTTCGCCTGCGAGCCCTCGAGCTTCTGATAGGTCGAGGGCACCATCGTGATCTCAGCGTGCTCCGGCTTGAAGCCTGCCTTGGCGACGGCATCACGCACAGCTTCAAAGTCCTTGGGCGTCGTGAAGATCTCCCAGTTATCGCCTTCCAGCGTCAGGTCGTCTCCGCCAGCTTCGAGGACGACCTCGGTCAGTTTGTCCTCGTCAACGCCGTCCTTCGGAACGACGATAACGCCCTTCTTGGTAAAGATGTAACCGACCGACCCGGACTCGCCCAGATTGCCGCCGTTCTTGCTGAAGGCATGGCGAATCTCGCTCACCGCGCGATTCCGGTTGTCCGTCAGAACTTCGATGATGACCGCAACGCCGCCGGGGCCGTAGCCCTCGTAGGTGATCTCTTCGTAGCTGAGGCCTTCCAGTTCGCCCGTACCACGCTGGATGGCGCGCTTGATGTTGTCGGCCGGCATGTTCTCAGCCTTCGCAGCCAGAATGGCCGTGCGTAGGCGCGGATTGCCGTCCGGATCGCCGCCACCCTGCTTTGCTGCAACGGTGATTTCTTTGATCAGGCGCGTGAACACCTTGCCGCGCTTTGCATCCGCAGCGCCCTTCTTATGCTTGATGGTTGCCCATTTTGAGTGGCCTGACATCGACTGAAACCCCGCACTTTCTCTGGTTCTAAGCTGGCAGCAAACACTGCCCGCAACCAACGAAGTATAGCAAGCCAGAGCCTCCCCTTTCGACCCGCCACGGGAAAGGACGCTCTATGTCTCGCTCCTGAGACACGGGCTCTCCCGATCCCTGACGGCGCTTGAATCCCATCTGAGAAGCGAGAGCTGGGCTGTCGGTTACTCTGCCGCTTTGAGCACAGATCTGAGATTGAGGGGCCCGGTCACCATCTGCAGATTCCCTGCGGCATCCACCGGCCACTCGTCGCGTGGACGGTCCCAATAGAGCTCGACGCCATTTCCGTCCGGGTCGGCGAGATAGATGGCCTCGCTCACGCCGTGGTCAGATGCGCCCTGCAGTGGCACGTTCGCGGCAAGCAGCCGCTTCAGCGCATCGCCAAGTTCGGCCCGCGAGGTGTAAAGAATCGCAAGGTGATACAGTCCGGTGGTGCCTGGCGCTGGCGGCCGTCCGCCTTGACTCTCCCATGTGTTCAGACCGATGTGGTGGTGATAACCACCAGCCGACAGGAACGCCGCAGAGTTCCCGAGCTTCTGCGTTACCTCAAAGCCCAGCACGCCGCTGTAAAACGCGATGGCGCGGTCGAGATCCGCAACCTTCAGGTGAACGTGCCCAACGCGAACGCCGCTGCCGATTGGTGTTGTCATAGCCATTCGATGCTTCGAAGTCGAAACAGTCGCAGTCTGCTGAATTACGGCATTTCCGGCGCGAACAGCTCTTCGTAGGTCTCACGGCGGCGCACCAGTCTTGGCCCGGTCGACTCGACTAGCACTTCTGCCGGCCGAAGACGCGTGTTGTAGTTGGAACTCAGCGACAACCCATAGGCGCCAGCGTCGAGGATTGCAAGCAGATCTCCATCCTGCGATACGGGGAGCGTGCGGGCACGCGCAAAGAAGTCGCCGCTCTCGCAGACCGGCCCAACGATGTCCGCTTCCTCATCCGCAGAGTCCTTTCGGATCAGGACAGGAACGATCTCGTGGTGGGCCTGGTACAGCGCTGGCCGGATCAGGTCGTTCATACCCGCGTCGACGATGACGAACTTCTTATCGCCATTCTGCTTGCGGTACAGAACGCGCGTGATCAATGCGCCGGCCTGCCCAACCAGGAAGCGCCCCGGCTCCAGCAGCAGATGGAGGTCCATCGATCCCATCGCGGACTGCAGCGCTGCGGCATACTGTGTCACCTGCTCCGCTGCGTCGAAGGATTTGTCCGCGTACTCAATGCCAAGACCGCCGCCAGCGTCTACGTAGCGGATATTGTGGCCGTCACTGCGCAGCTCTGACACCAGGGAAAGCGTCTTCGCAAGTGCTTCGGCGAACGGTTCGACCTGGCGGATCTGCGAACCGATGTGAACACTGACGCCCGTCGTCTCAATGGACGGCATCGCAGCCGCACGAGCGTATACGGCCCGCGCCAGCTTAATGCCGATGCCAAACTTGTGTGCGCTCAGCCCCGTGGAGATGTAGGGGTGCGTCTCCGCACTCACATCGGGATTCACACGCAAGGCGATCCGTGCGCGCTTGCCCTTCACGGCCGCCCGCGCTGCCAGTAACGCAAGCTCTGGCTCGCTTTCCACGTTGAACTGCAGTATGTCGGCGTCCAGAGCAGCGTCCATCTCTGAGGGCGTCTTGCCGACGCCGGAAAAGACGACGCGACTCGCAACCGTCGGTCCACCTGCAGCGAGCACTCGCGCCAATTCTCCGCCACTGACAATGTCAAAGCCGCAGCCCTGCGCTGCCAGCATCTTCAAAATGGCAAGCGATGAATTTGCCTTGACCGCGTAACAAACGGTATGCGGCACACCAGCAAAGGCCGTCTGAA is a genomic window containing:
- a CDS encoding secondary thiamine-phosphate synthase enzyme YjbQ, yielding MKQAVHILSISTRGQALYEFTAAIGEWLRLQNIHTGLITVFCRHTSASLLIQENADPTVRRDLKAYFSRIAPEGGPYEHDSEGSDDMPAHLKTALTQVQLSIPVVNGNLALGTWQGVYLFEHRDRAHRREVVLHLIGE
- a CDS encoding transglycosylase SLT domain-containing protein — encoded protein: MKHILSTVSVLAVSAALLPLATLAAPQKHAAAKKPAAHAATAHGKAAPAGKGSAGSRGGASAGRHAAASSRSTPVRGKGSRESAPAVRGGPHARTTQIESVATPQSRSLSSAFTASSTLRPMAQQLASSRSAAAFAGVENYAGAHPGEGAAAAYLSMGHAYAADRRYGDAVTAYRSAASQGTALRDYAEYLGAQAALNNHDSSTAASLLNNFAQKYPGSIFVPSAPVTLANAYLTANDATGALRSLATLMGQPKSQSADYLYAEARAHQMAGDTSAAASIYRQIFVRLPFSPEAAQSRTALQAMNAGPTAGERKLHADALFNAKRYGDAGAEYDSIQKSDNTLSQADRDALAIYAAVCDLRLKHLSRHDAERLPDTGDDSAALKLYILAEISRTEGDQAGHSAILAQMEQRFPHSRWLEEALYSGGNMYLIKRDASQAIAHYSKLFELFPNSTYAPSAHWRAAWLNYRLRNYGEAARLMEDQVVKYPLSQEAPNALYWRGRLYEDPEHNAAQAANFYTALSNTYRNYYYANLARQRLSAMGPQSKVDPAPALSSVRTPPAPTLVAALPENDPHLIKARLLANAALNEFIAPEIQASGTASQWGSLAEAEIWTSFGENVRALQAIKRSGSGLYTLPVSEVPSQYWQLLFPRPYWSDLTASAEAQGLDPYLVASLIRQESEFNPGAISRANAMGLMQLLPAVGKQEAKRIGIKKFAPAQLLNPSINLRLGTANLRQVLDRFNGTPEYALAAYNAGDVPIRNWMAENNYKDLPEFVESIPYTETREYVQSILRNREMYRQLYNGAERLAASNAAPEQR
- a CDS encoding RNA polymerase sigma factor, with amino-acid sequence MPPVVEQPGVAVEEIHPDVALVDAARHGDTAAFEKLVRQYDRQIFRVAQHITQNREDAEDITQDVFMKAYGKLDQFQGNSKFSTWLTRIAVNESLMRLRKRKTSRTVSMDQDVQTEEGSIPRDFADWTPDPEQQYGTSELGEILQKTIAGLSPGFRTVFTLRDIENLSTEETATALGLSVPAVKSRLLRARLQLRERLSRYMKRKDGSIKP
- a CDS encoding anti-sigma factor family protein, producing the protein MTCTEFLAQMTDYFDGDFEPQLLEEIQSHLCECHHCEILVDTTRKTIRVYRDHQVYDLTDEVRERTVARIMAACTGPRA
- the ftcD gene encoding glutamate formimidoyltransferase; its protein translation is MAEPIVECVPNFSEGRDKRVVREIVRAMQVYGVSLLDWSMDAAHNRSVVTIAGAPDAVAEAAIRAVGRAAQLIDLTGQHGVHPRIGAADVVPFVPVANYTLGQAAALAHHAGLEIWRRFGVPVYFYEAAARRPDRVRLEDVRRGQFEGLQRDLRADSSRHPDLGSGELHSTAGASAVGARQFLIAYNIYLAKGDLHAARAIAKDLRASNGGMFGVKAMGVLVDGRAQVSMNITDFRVTPVSQVHAAVCRLTRTHAAEAGDGELIGLVPEAACVSEVGGELPLWLQQVPDFSPKDKILEHRLDLPMDWPDDSVTPDV
- a CDS encoding acyloxyacyl hydrolase; the encoded protein is MRKLVGVVFAALALVAGRQGNAQMSPQEAPVQAAAKGTPWEYGVIVQGGKGITDNRDDFKFFMAGAHLGKVLTPVYGKGILRGNIEYAGEIFPYWQSNTPKFQRYSCTATPNPIVLDCVGPYTVGGTYHGVSVTPIILRWNFTHGKRIMPWVQAAGGVIWTNHKYPAYGNGQVNIVNDGPGSGASVWNFTPQGGIGMHYFVKPKQSLDLSANGVHISSASLGDRNPGVNASVQFSLGYTWWK
- a CDS encoding YebC/PmpR family DNA-binding transcriptional regulator, yielding MSGHSKWATIKHKKGAADAKRGKVFTRLIKEITVAAKQGGGDPDGNPRLRTAILAAKAENMPADNIKRAIQRGTGELEGLSYEEITYEGYGPGGVAVIIEVLTDNRNRAVSEIRHAFSKNGGNLGESGSVGYIFTKKGVIVVPKDGVDEDKLTEVVLEAGGDDLTLEGDNWEIFTTPKDFEAVRDAVAKAGFKPEHAEITMVPSTYQKLEGSQANAMMRLLEVLEDLDDTQNLYSNFDMDESQVPA
- a CDS encoding VOC family protein; protein product: MTTPIGSGVRVGHVHLKVADLDRAIAFYSGVLGFEVTQKLGNSAAFLSAGGYHHHIGLNTWESQGGRPPAPGTTGLYHLAILYTSRAELGDALKRLLAANVPLQGASDHGVSEAIYLADPDGNGVELYWDRPRDEWPVDAAGNLQMVTGPLNLRSVLKAAE
- the lysA gene encoding diaminopimelate decarboxylase; the encoded protein is MNQGRPFVYDGARLLCDGSDVAELAEQFGTPLYVYSANQIAERAELFQTAFAGVPHTVCYAVKANSSLAILKMLAAQGCGFDIVSGGELARVLAAGGPTVASRVVFSGVGKTPSEMDAALDADILQFNVESEPELALLAARAAVKGKRARIALRVNPDVSAETHPYISTGLSAHKFGIGIKLARAVYARAAAMPSIETTGVSVHIGSQIRQVEPFAEALAKTLSLVSELRSDGHNIRYVDAGGGLGIEYADKSFDAAEQVTQYAAALQSAMGSMDLHLLLEPGRFLVGQAGALITRVLYRKQNGDKKFVIVDAGMNDLIRPALYQAHHEIVPVLIRKDSADEEADIVGPVCESGDFFARARTLPVSQDGDLLAILDAGAYGLSLSSNYNTRLRPAEVLVESTGPRLVRRRETYEELFAPEMP